The DNA sequence CCTCCTAGAGCATTTGCATGTCCGGTGGAAACACCCCAGATCGGCGAAAATGTTCAGTGACTTGTCGGCATAATTCGGCCTGACGATCCGATCGCTATCCAAGAGAGATTTGAATGCCTGAACTGCCCGAAGTCGAAACCACGGTCGCTGGCCTCCGGTCGGTCCTGGAGGGCACGGTTCTGACCCGTGTCGAACCACGCCGTGCGGATCTCCGCTTCCCCATACCGGTCGATCTGCGGCAGCGGCTGACTGGCGCGACCGTCACATCGCTGTCCCGTCGCGCCAAATATGGGCTCATCGAAACCAATCGCGGCGACACGCTGATCTTTCATCTTGGCATGTCGGGGCGTTGGCGAATCGATCCTGCGGAGATCGGGACCCATGACCATCTTCTGATCGAGACCGGAAACGGACATCTGCTCTCCCTTAACGATCCGCGTCGCTTCGGCTCGATCGATCTTGTGCGCACCGACGGCTCCCACGCCTACGGTCCCTTCACCCGCATGGGGCCGGAGCCAC is a window from the Sphingobium sp. Cam5-1 genome containing:
- the mutM gene encoding bifunctional DNA-formamidopyrimidine glycosylase/DNA-(apurinic or apyrimidinic site) lyase produces the protein MPELPEVETTVAGLRSVLEGTVLTRVEPRRADLRFPIPVDLRQRLTGATVTSLSRRAKYGLIETNRGDTLIFHLGMSGRWRIDPAEIGTHDHLLIETGNGHLLSLNDPRRFGSIDLVRTDGSHAYGPFTRMGPEPLGPDFSANYLAQVLKGKATSIKAALLDQRIVAGLGNIYVCEALNMAGISPTREAGRISRARLGLLADAIREVLTAAIAAGGSTLRDYARPDGELGYFSKQWRVYGREGESCACGGVIRRRVDGGRSTFYCPKCQK